One region of Wyeomyia smithii strain HCP4-BCI-WySm-NY-G18 chromosome 3, ASM2978416v1, whole genome shotgun sequence genomic DNA includes:
- the LOC129727939 gene encoding uncharacterized protein LOC129727939 isoform X3 produces the protein MRPASEEFLEIFQIDTTFVKEAAVYSQIVPTMVKLQREMGIPEAETIDIFCRCYNARVSLDPNSTKVDADGVMLLENLKLDGYITEDRRRGFPCHIAVYILKKLSLFHAIPIALRHMKPNVFKSKLQKYLIKFDIDAGLGEQTIDKMVNVMRTDLIKAGVDTQLTERVMNMIGECRRRQSRLLSDEITPYCTMLHNDLWVNNMMIKYDADKKPLGLKFVDFQLIQSDSLVRDVLFFLLTSVSDPDLETSLDDYLEKYFYSLLSDLTKLKYPDLSQFTYESFLEEMNRIAPRELYHIVAMLRVVLARKESIPDHSELDAELFCNDNLVESDFYEKLLLVVNIYVKKGWV, from the exons ATGAGACCAGCAAGCGAGGAATTTCTGGAGATATTCCAAATTGACACAACGTTCGTGAAGGAGGCGGCGGTTTACTCCCAGATCGTCCCCACAATGGTGAAACTGCAGCGGGAAATGGGCATTCCGGAAGCGGAAACAATTGACATCTTTTGTCGTTGCTACAACGCACGCGTTTCTCTGGATCCAAACAGCACGAAGGTGGACGCGGATGGTGTGATgcttttggaaaatttaaagcTCGATGGATATATAACCGAGGACCGGCGGAGAGGATTTCCGTGCCACATTGCGGTCTACATTCTGAAG AAACTCTCCCTGTTCCACGCCATTCCCATTGCCCTGCGGCATATGAAGCCGAATGTGTTCAAATCCAAGCTACAGAAATATCTGATAAAGTTCGATATTGACGCTGGCCTTGGCGAGCAAACTATAGACAAGATGGTAAACGTAATGCGTACTGATTTAATCAAGGCCGGTGTGGACACTCAGTTGACGGAAAGGGTGATGAATATGATTGGCGAGTGTCGCAGGCGGCAAAGCAGATTGCTATCGGACGAAATAACACCGTATTGTACGATGCTGCATAACGATTTGTGGGTAAACAATATGATGATCAAATATG ACGCTGATAAGAAACCGCTGGGGCTGAAATTCGTTGATTTTCAACTTATCCAATCGGATTCCTTGGTTAGGGATGTGCTATTTTTCCTACTGACTAGCGTGAGTGATCCTGACTTGGAGACCAGCTTGGATGACTACttggaaaaatatttctacagcttACTATCGGATTTAACCAAGCTTAAATACCCTGATCTAAGTCAATTTACGTATGAAAG TTTCCTAGAAGAAATGAACCGCATCGCACCGCGAGAGTTATACCACATAGTGGCCATGCTTAGGGTAGTTTTGGCGAGAAAAGAATCCATTCCAGACCACAGTGAGCTAGACGCGGAACTCTTCTGTAACGACAACCTCGTCGAGAGTGACTTCTACGAAAAGCTGTTACTGGTGGTTAATATCTATGTCAAAAAGGGATGGGTTTAA
- the LOC129727940 gene encoding CLIP domain-containing serine protease B4-like — MHWSSICSSIYAILWLTVISTQWSVPSAQCLTPMAKRGSCVKINQCPKLFALATSSIISRDAGELLKKSKCGELKVCCEEPSVIGLENDNNPPQTIVFSQPTRPITTQTTRTTTTSTTTTTTTTTTTTTPTTTPTTTNTTPKSTRMEIELPDETVCGIENLSDRIYGGSVTGLEQFRWTVALEYNVNGFREVKCGGTLINTRFVITAAHCVWKLSPEQLTLRLGEWDLNQDPDCDEYSNCNPSVLFKGIDRIIVHADFKGFKTHDIALLRMRTALPRDYTNHILPICLTRTQKLLEQSLEDFNVTAVGWGFTESGTRSNQKMSTNLVVTSLQSCQDDLRAFLKYTVLNKSHICAKSPTHENRDACNGDSGGPLISNLNGNWYLVGIVSFGLPCGKTKLPGVYVRVNTYLDWIRENIQ, encoded by the exons ATGCATTGGAGCTCAATTTGTTCATCAATCTACGCTATTCTGTGGTTAACAGTTATATCTACGCAATGGTCAG TTCCCAGCGCACAATGTTTAACACCAATGGCGAAACGTGGAAGCTGCGTAAAGATAAATCAGTGTCCAAAACTGTTCGCACTAGCAACGAGCAGTATCATATCTCGCGATGCTGGCGAACTGCTGAAAAAGAGTAAATGCGGAGAATTAAAA GTTTGTTGTGAAGAACCCTCAGTTATCGGGTTAGAAAACGACAACAACCCACCGCAAACGATCGTTTTTTCTCAACCCACCAGACCAATTACTACTCAAACTACCAGAACTACTACCACTTCTACCACTACCACTACTACAACaacaactactactactactccTACTACTACTCCTACTACCACTAATACCACACCAAAAAGCACACGCATGGAGATAGAACTACCTGATGAGACAGTTTGCGGCATCGAGAACTTGAGCGACCGAATTTACGGCGGATCAGTCACCGGGTTAGAACAATTTCGGTGGACAGTAGCCTTAGAGTACAACGTCAATGGTTTCAGAGAAGTGAAATGCGGCGGTACGCTTATCAATACTCGTTTCGTTATTACCGCTGCGCACTGTGTCTGGAAATTAAGTCCTGAACA ATTGACCTTGCGGCTTGGAGAATGGGACCTAAATCAGGATCCGGACTGTGACGAGTATTCAAACTGCAACCCGTCGGTCCTTTTCAAAGGAATTGACCGAATAATAGTTCATGCAGATTTCAAAGGATTCAAAACACACGATATAGCTTTACTACGAATGCGAACGGCTCTACCTCGGGATTACACAAACCACATTCTTCCCATATGTCTGACGAGAACGCAAAAACTTTTAGAACAGTCATTGGAGGACTTCAATGTTACTGCTGTTGGGTGGGGCTTCACTGAATCGG GAACAAGAAGCAATCAGAAGATGAGTACCAACTTAGTAGTCACTAGCTTGCAAAGCTGCCAGGATGATTTGAGGGCATTTTTGAAGTACACAGTACTGAATAAGTCACATATTTGTGCCAAATCGCCGACCCATGAAAATCGTGATGCTTGCAACGGTGATTCCGGAGGACCGTTGATATCCAATTTGAATGGTAACTGGTATCTAGTTGGTATTGTAAGCTTTGGGCTGCCTTGCGGGAAAACGAAGCTGCCCGGTGTGTATGTCAGAGTGAACACTTACCTGGATTGGATTAgggaaaatattcaataa
- the LOC129727939 gene encoding uncharacterized protein LOC129727939 isoform X2: protein MSRPPVIRDLPGFLEPVLEAGTKVLGYRASFLTAPGDNYGSTMLALEVDVTGADNEPKQLQLVAKMRPASEEFLEIFQIDTTFVKEAAVYSQIVPTMVKLQREMGIPEAETIDIFCRCYNARVSLDPNSTKVDADGVMLLENLKLDGYITEDRRRGFPCHIAVYILKKLSLFHAIPIALRHMKPNVFKSKLQKYLIKFDIDAGLGEQTIDKMVNVMRTDLIKAGVDTQLTERVMNMIGECRRRQSRLLSDEITPYCTMLHNDLWVNNMMIKYDADKKPLGLKFVDFQLIQSDSLVRDVLFFLLTSVSDPDLETSLDDYLEKYFYSLLSDLTKLKYPDLSQFTYESFLEEMNRIAPRELYHIVAMLRVVLARKESIPDHSELDAELFCNDNLVESDFYEKLLLVVNIYVKKGWV, encoded by the exons ATGTCACGACCACCTGTTATTAGAGATTTGCCTGGATTTCTAGAGCCGGTGCTGGAAGCGGGAACGAAAGTGCTGGGATACAGGGCGTCCTTTTTGACGGCTCCAGGTGATAACTACGGAAGTACTATGCTGGCTCTGGAAGTGGACGTAACGGGGGCGGACAACGAG CCGAAGCAACTACAGCTGGTTGCCAAAATGAGACCAGCAAGCGAGGAATTTCTGGAGATATTCCAAATTGACACAACGTTCGTGAAGGAGGCGGCGGTTTACTCCCAGATCGTCCCCACAATGGTGAAACTGCAGCGGGAAATGGGCATTCCGGAAGCGGAAACAATTGACATCTTTTGTCGTTGCTACAACGCACGCGTTTCTCTGGATCCAAACAGCACGAAGGTGGACGCGGATGGTGTGATgcttttggaaaatttaaagcTCGATGGATATATAACCGAGGACCGGCGGAGAGGATTTCCGTGCCACATTGCGGTCTACATTCTGAAG AAACTCTCCCTGTTCCACGCCATTCCCATTGCCCTGCGGCATATGAAGCCGAATGTGTTCAAATCCAAGCTACAGAAATATCTGATAAAGTTCGATATTGACGCTGGCCTTGGCGAGCAAACTATAGACAAGATGGTAAACGTAATGCGTACTGATTTAATCAAGGCCGGTGTGGACACTCAGTTGACGGAAAGGGTGATGAATATGATTGGCGAGTGTCGCAGGCGGCAAAGCAGATTGCTATCGGACGAAATAACACCGTATTGTACGATGCTGCATAACGATTTGTGGGTAAACAATATGATGATCAAATATG ACGCTGATAAGAAACCGCTGGGGCTGAAATTCGTTGATTTTCAACTTATCCAATCGGATTCCTTGGTTAGGGATGTGCTATTTTTCCTACTGACTAGCGTGAGTGATCCTGACTTGGAGACCAGCTTGGATGACTACttggaaaaatatttctacagcttACTATCGGATTTAACCAAGCTTAAATACCCTGATCTAAGTCAATTTACGTATGAAAG TTTCCTAGAAGAAATGAACCGCATCGCACCGCGAGAGTTATACCACATAGTGGCCATGCTTAGGGTAGTTTTGGCGAGAAAAGAATCCATTCCAGACCACAGTGAGCTAGACGCGGAACTCTTCTGTAACGACAACCTCGTCGAGAGTGACTTCTACGAAAAGCTGTTACTGGTGGTTAATATCTATGTCAAAAAGGGATGGGTTTAA
- the LOC129727941 gene encoding phenoloxidase-activating enzyme 1-like has translation MHRSSIRISICAILWLTVISTQWAVAVSSAECLTPRAKRGSCVKIDQCPKLYALVRSSTISQYVFELLKKSKCEELKVCCEEPLVIDVGTTVSSQPTRPTQTTRATPNTTTMTSITTPRSTLFSKRMEIELPEATVCGIDTLSERIYGETVTGLEQFQWIVALEYNVNGFKKVKCGGSLINTRFVITAAHCVWRKNPEQLSLRLGEWDLNQDPDCDEESCLNELTE, from the exons ATGCATCGGAGCTCAATTCGCATATCAATCTGCGCTATTCTGTGGTTAACAGTCATATCTACGCAATGGGCAG TTGCAGTTTCCAGCGCAGAATGCTTAACACCAAGGGCAAAACGTGGAAGCTGCGTGAAGATAGATCAGTGTCCAAAACTATACGCACTAGTAAGGAGCAGTACCATATCCCAATATGTTTTTGAACTGCTGAAAAAGAGCAAATGTGAAGAATTAAAG gtttgttgTGAAGAACCCTTAGTTATCGATGTGGGAACGACTGTATCTTCTCAACCCACCAGACCAACTCAAACTACCAGAGCAACTCCTAACACTACTACTATGACTTCTATCACTACACCAAGAAGTACACTATTTAGCAAACGCATGGAGATAGAACTACCTGAAGCGACAGTTTGCGGCATAGACACGTTGAGCGAACGAATTTACGGGGAAACAGTCACCGGGTTAGAGCAATTCCAGTGGATAGTAGCCTTAGAGTACAACGTAAATGGtttcaaaaaagtgaaatgCGGCGGTTCGCTTATCAATACTCGTTTCGTTATCACCGCTGCGCACTGTGTGTGGAGAAAAAATCCCGAACA GTTGTCTCTGCGGCTTGGAGAATGGGACCTTAATCAGGATCCGGACTGTGACGAAGAGTCCTGTCTAAACGAGTTGACCGAATAA